One Amaranthus tricolor cultivar Red isolate AtriRed21 chromosome 10, ASM2621246v1, whole genome shotgun sequence genomic window carries:
- the LOC130824805 gene encoding uncharacterized protein LOC130824805 encodes MSSSSGSSRAIENSQPTRCYCGMKIAMMRSWTPKNLGRRFMACKLYDIESGRRGCSFFRWIDADQVEWQRVTIIVLVEANKELRNEVNVLRSRLSRSEYEKSCLVAEFELEEAKAAAKVTGDGFDGWHVGRLKLAKNFSKSQYLALLVVLFLGTLFKIME; translated from the coding sequence ATGTCTTCTTCTAGTGGTTCTTCTCGTGCCATTGAAAACTCACAACCTACTAGATGCTACTGTGGGATGAAAATTGCGATGATGAGGTCTTGGACCCCCAAAAATCTTGGGCGTAGGTTCATGGCTTGTAAATTATATGACATTGAAAGTGGAAGAAGGGGTTGCTCGTTCTTCAGGTGGATTGATGCCGATCAAGTGGAGTGGCAAAGGGtaactattattgtgttggtgGAGGCCAATAAGGAACTGAGGAATGAAGTGAATGTGCTGAGGAGTCGGTTGAGTAGGTCGGAGTATGAGAAATCATGTCTTGTTGCTGAGTTCGAATTAGAGGAGGCGAAGGCTGCTGCAAAGGTTACTGGTGACGGATTTGACGGTTGGCATGTTGGGAGGTTGAAGCTGGCCAAAAACTTCAGCAAATCTCAATATTTGGCTCTtttggttgttttatttttaggaaCTCTATTTAAGATTATGGAGTAG
- the LOC130825292 gene encoding uncharacterized protein LOC130825292, whose translation MNLCDADALRMPCLSSRDVSCLLKPNMRFVCAAPHIESTSGMENELDSLQGGSRGDILPSSAAYSNTSSFLDEHLVGSQERFAGSLGWSAGFSIENTDEQNSQQAQVLKYSNDESYKQMSGKKIGVVGEQNILSPLETSTGRAKKRRKISDDFESIKYLHLEGRRIYQEAEKKLFSLHDSLIRPIMNEQIEKERFSQPVSKSNTGANPRMPYIQNKQLLEPEVVLQQAGESKVQMQVAPGLSDKRGSSQQLHVGRGQSTHNQDAVSSVLEVMNGDYMKLLDLDDEVAEEQFRMVMERPLSPILPEFGILEFSQKVQAQTVSENIEAVYQRGFSVQNKNQLYFVLFSDMEDIGSVTRIFCATRTCVDQCCLFFQTNWAVQDILGVLLLENELTPREKACVLFSLLLLNFSAISSNKSVTFQVQEQMVTLSAQMHAVLNSDTREMLRKICNLHDVLALGEEFVLNRKVLSDVDVSGELLVDCGSSIGIVHQGENTVLWPKIAPTDLVVTGSSILASIYKAVGHLGSLCEFSLKLLHMGRADYSLALSILHNFACLCGEDYFTNSNYSSVMKVVKSVVAFMEASLSKGPIKDLQAGDITWHHFTTCVRCPFKEGSVTLDAVSSELLDELRRHLVPQIPGATAHSLNSKAVSCLLSDVLSSLELIASIMCWDWVCENIVQKLFHMLELSCQNEVFSTALVVLLGYIGRLGVEARGYNDAGVEGIRHHLLGLLCQATTSKCDSAVPMAILYGVTGLCPKGHEIFQKVYDVIHSSKDWHSASSPSDDIVSKFLSSLSSKQATSLASLLSFDSGLAA comes from the exons ATGAATTTATGTGATGCCGATGCGCTCAGAATGCCTTGCTTGTCATCCAGGGATGTTTCATGTCTTCTTAAACCAAACATGCGATTTGTGTGCGCAGCGCCTCATATAGAATCGACTTCTGGTATGGAGAATGAATTGGATTCTCTGCAAGGGGGTTCTCGTGGAGATATCTTACCAAGCTCTGCCGCTTACTCCAATACGTCATCTTTTTTAGATGAACATTTGGTAGGATCGCAGGAAAGATTTGCTGGCTCTCTTGGTTGGTCAGCAGGGTTCTCCATTGAGAACACAGACGAACAAAACAGCCAACAAGCACAAGTGCTCAAATACTCTAATGACGAGTCCTACAAACAAATGAGTGGCAAGAAAATAGGCGTTGTTGGTGAACAGAATATACTAAGCCCTCTGGAAACTTCTACTGGCCGTGCTAAAAAGAGAAGGAAGATTTCTGATGATTTTGAGTCTATCAAATATCTGCATTTGGAAGGTAGAAGAATCTATCAGGAAGCAGAAAAAAAGCTTTTTTCTTTACACGATAGTTTAATCAGACCTATTATGAATGAGCAGATAGAGAAGGAACGTTTTTCACAGCCTGTCAGTAAATCTAATACCGGTGCCAATCCTAGAATGCCTTACATTCAAAATAAGCAATTACTTGAACCAGAGGTAGTCCTTCAGCAAGCTGGTGAATCTAAGGTGCAGATGCAAGTGGCACCTGGTCTAAGTGACAAAAGGGGAAGCTCCCAGCAATTACATGTTGGAAGAGGCCAAAGCACACACAATCAAGATGCTGTGAGTAGCGTTCTGGAAGTGATGAATGGGGATTACATGAAACTACTTGATTTGGATGATGAAGTTGCTGAAGAACAATTCCGAATGGTGATGGAAAGGCCTCTGTCTCCAATCCTTCCCGAGTTTGGTATTCTGGAGTTTAGTCAAAAGGTTCAAGCGCAGACTGTATCTGAAAATATTGAAGCTGTGTATCAACGTGGTTTTTCAGtacaaaataaaaaccaactgtactttgttttgttttctgatATGGAGGATATTGGCAGTGTAACAAGGATATTTTGTGCTACTAGAACCTGCGTAGATCAATGCTGCCTGTTTTTTCAAACAAATTGGGCAGTTCAAGATATACTAGGGGTCTTACTATTGGAGAACGAACTGACTCccag GGAAAAAGCCTGTGTTTTATTTTCTCTTCTGCTACTTAATTTTTCCGCTATATCATCGAACAAGTCTGTGACCTTCCAAGTCCAAGAGCAAATGGTTACTTTGTCTGCACAGATGCACGCAG TGTTAAACTCTGATACCAGAGAAATGCTTAGAAAAATCTGTAACCTTCATGATGTACTTGCATTGGGTGAAGAATTTGTACTGAACAGAAAAGTTTTATCCGATGTTGACGTGAGCGGCGAACTGCTTGTTGATTGTGGCTCAAGTATTGGGATTGTACATCAAGGGGAGAATACTGTTTTGTGGCCTAAGATAGCTCCAACTGATCTGGTTGTTACTGGGAGCAGCATATTGGCTTCTATCTATAAAGCAGTTGGTCATCTTGGCTCTTTATGTGAATTTTCACTCAAGTTGCTGCACATGGGCAGAGCTGATTATTCTTTGGCGTTGTCAATTCTTCATAATTTTGCTTGCTTATGTGGTGAAGATTATTTTACCAACAGCAATTATTCTTCGGTTATGAAAGTTGTTAAATCTGTGGTGGCGTTCATGGAGGCTTCTTTGTCCAAGGGTCCCATTAAAGATCTCCAAGCAGGGGATATTACTTGGCATCATTTCACAACTTGTGTCAGATGCCCATTCAAAGAAGGCTCTGTTACTCTTGATGCTGTTTCTTCAGAGCTGTTGGACGAGCTACGAAGACATCTTGTCCCTCAAATTCCAGGTGCAACGGCTCATTCATTGAACAGCAAAGCTGTTTCTTGCCTTCTAAGTGATGTCCTGTCTTCTTTGGAACTCATTGCATCAATTATG tGCTGGGACTGGGTATGCGAGAACATTGTACAAAAGCTATTTCACatgttggaattaagttgtcaGAATGAAGTCTTTTCTACTGCCCTTGTGGTGCTTCTCGGTTATATCGGGAG ACTGGGAGTTGAAGCACGTGGCTATAATGACGCTGGAGTTGAGGGTATAAGACACCATTTGTTAGGTCTTTTATGTCAGGCTACCACATCGAAGTGTGATTCAGCTGTACCAATGGCCATCCTTTATGGAGTGACTGGGCTTTGTCCGAAAGGTCATGAGATTTTTCAGAAGGTTTATGATGTAATTCATTCATCCAAAGATTGGCATTCTGCATCATCTCCATCTGATGATATTGTAAGCAAATTTCTTTCATCTCTTAGCAGCAAACAAGCAACCTCCTTGGCTAGTCTATTGAGTTTTGATTCAGGACTAGCTGCATAG